Proteins from a single region of Streptomyces sp. Tu 3180:
- a CDS encoding WYL domain-containing protein, translated as MAIAKAERLMNLALCLLGTRRPLSKRELRESIEAYLEAGSDDSFNRMFERDKDDLRELGLVIETVESLDGEIGYLARRDSNRLPPITLDAEEAAALGLAAKVWQQARLAGAASGALQKLRAAGLPEDVDPYEAHGALEPRIPVHEAAFEPLMLACRDRRPVVFDYRKANAAQPEPRHVEPWALECWRGHWYLAGWDRDRGAERVFRLSRITGRVRSRGGRYTVPVPDVVTVRETVASWAGETADRSARIRLRSNAGYPLRAKATAVRELGDGWDELEIPYGHGLDAWLVEFGPDVVVLEPAELRADVVDRLRAVAKD; from the coding sequence ATGGCCATTGCCAAGGCCGAGCGGCTGATGAATCTGGCGTTGTGTCTGCTCGGGACGCGGCGGCCGCTCAGCAAGCGCGAGCTGCGCGAGTCCATCGAGGCCTACCTGGAAGCAGGGTCCGACGACTCCTTCAACCGGATGTTCGAGCGCGACAAGGACGACCTGCGCGAACTCGGACTGGTCATCGAGACCGTCGAGAGCCTCGACGGCGAGATCGGCTACCTGGCCCGCCGCGACAGCAACCGGCTGCCGCCCATCACCCTCGACGCCGAGGAGGCCGCCGCCCTCGGCCTCGCCGCCAAGGTGTGGCAGCAGGCCCGGCTGGCCGGCGCGGCCAGCGGCGCCCTGCAGAAGCTGCGCGCCGCGGGCCTCCCCGAGGACGTCGACCCGTACGAGGCCCACGGCGCGCTGGAGCCGCGCATCCCCGTGCACGAGGCCGCCTTCGAGCCGCTGATGCTGGCCTGCCGCGACCGCCGGCCGGTCGTCTTCGACTACCGCAAGGCCAATGCCGCCCAGCCCGAGCCGCGGCACGTCGAGCCGTGGGCGCTGGAGTGCTGGCGCGGCCACTGGTACCTGGCCGGCTGGGACCGCGACCGGGGCGCCGAGCGGGTCTTCCGGCTCTCCCGGATCACCGGCAGGGTGCGCTCGCGCGGCGGCCGGTACACCGTGCCGGTGCCCGATGTCGTCACCGTGCGCGAGACCGTGGCGAGCTGGGCGGGGGAGACCGCCGACCGCTCGGCGCGGATCCGGCTGCGTTCGAACGCCGGTTACCCCCTTCGGGCGAAGGCCACCGCGGTGCGGGAACTCGGCGACGGCTGGGACGAGTTGGAGATCCCGTACGGCCACGGCCTGGACGCCTGGCTGGTGGAGTTCGGACCGGACGTGGTGGTCCTGGAGCCCGCCGAGCTGCGGGCCGACGTGGTCGACCGGCTGCGCGCCGTGGCGAAGGACTGA
- a CDS encoding FKBP-type peptidyl-prolyl cis-trans isomerase codes for MSIDKPEIDFPGGEPPADLEIKDIWEGDGEVAQAGQTVTVHYVGVAFSTGEEFDASWNRGTPFRFPLGGGRVIKGWDQGVQGMKVGGRRQLTIPPHLAYGNQSPTPAIKPGETLIFVVDLLGV; via the coding sequence GTGAGCATCGACAAGCCCGAGATCGACTTCCCGGGCGGCGAGCCCCCGGCGGACCTCGAGATCAAGGACATCTGGGAGGGCGACGGCGAGGTGGCGCAGGCGGGTCAGACCGTCACCGTCCACTACGTCGGTGTCGCCTTCAGCACGGGCGAGGAGTTCGACGCCAGCTGGAACCGTGGCACCCCCTTCCGCTTCCCGCTGGGCGGCGGGCGCGTCATCAAGGGCTGGGACCAGGGCGTCCAGGGCATGAAGGTCGGCGGCCGCCGCCAGCTGACCATCCCCCCCCACCTCGCCTACGGCAACCAGAGCCCCACCCCGGCGATCAAGCCCGGTGAGACCCTGATCTTCGTGGTCGACCTGCTCGGGGTCTGA
- a CDS encoding FKBP-type peptidyl-prolyl cis-trans isomerase — translation MRRRSLLIAVPAGLATLAACGDDKSDSGKASDSASPSAPGTSQAPPPKIVDGPLPAITAGTEFDQKPTVAKGSGDPSEQLAVKTVIAGGGKTVAENDFVVAHYLGQVWSSGKVFDNSYDRGARAALPLTQGAIIDGWRYGLVGKKAGSRVQMAVPPTWGYGEQGNEQAGIKGTDTLVFVVDVKDAFKATSSAEGEEVAQDDTGLPKVGTNTDGKAPSIEVPDADAPKELVASYVIEGDGEEVGAEDSVLVQYKGVLWDGGEEFDSTYARKQLTSFSLQQVVKGWAQGLTGKKVGSRVLIVIPPELGYGDNPPQGGKIKKDSTLVFSVDLLAKL, via the coding sequence GTGCGCCGACGCTCACTTCTCATCGCCGTACCCGCCGGACTGGCCACCCTCGCCGCGTGCGGCGACGACAAGTCCGATTCGGGCAAGGCCAGCGACAGCGCTTCGCCCTCCGCGCCCGGGACCTCCCAGGCGCCCCCGCCGAAGATCGTCGACGGTCCGCTGCCGGCGATCACCGCGGGCACGGAGTTCGACCAGAAGCCCACCGTCGCCAAGGGCAGCGGTGACCCGTCCGAGCAGCTCGCGGTGAAGACGGTCATCGCCGGCGGCGGGAAGACGGTCGCGGAGAACGACTTCGTGGTGGCCCACTACCTGGGCCAGGTCTGGTCCAGCGGGAAGGTGTTCGACAACTCCTACGACCGGGGGGCGCGCGCGGCGCTCCCGCTCACCCAGGGCGCCATCATCGACGGCTGGCGGTACGGCCTGGTCGGGAAGAAGGCCGGCAGCCGCGTCCAGATGGCCGTCCCGCCGACCTGGGGATACGGCGAGCAGGGCAACGAGCAGGCGGGCATCAAGGGCACCGACACGCTGGTGTTCGTCGTGGACGTGAAGGACGCGTTCAAGGCCACCAGCAGTGCCGAGGGCGAGGAGGTCGCCCAGGACGACACCGGCCTGCCCAAGGTCGGCACCAACACCGACGGCAAGGCCCCCTCCATCGAAGTGCCCGACGCGGACGCCCCGAAGGAGCTCGTGGCGAGCTACGTCATCGAGGGCGACGGCGAGGAGGTCGGCGCCGAGGACAGCGTGCTGGTGCAGTACAAGGGCGTGCTGTGGGACGGCGGCGAGGAGTTCGACTCGACGTACGCCCGGAAGCAGCTGACGTCGTTCTCGCTCCAGCAGGTCGTCAAGGGCTGGGCGCAGGGACTGACCGGCAAGAAGGTCGGCAGCCGGGTCCTCATCGTCATCCCGCCGGAGCTGGGCTACGGCGACAACCCGCCCCAGGGCGGGAAGATCAAGAAGGACTCCACGCTGGTCTTCTCGGTCGACCTCCTCGCGAAGCTGTGA
- the pafA gene encoding Pup--protein ligase: protein MDRRIFGLENEYGVTCTFRGQRRLSPDEVARYLFRRVVSWGRSSNVFLRNGARLYLDVGSHPEYATPECDNVTELVTHDKAGERILEGLLVDAERRLHEEGIAGDVYLFKNNTDSAGNSYGCHENYLVARHGEFSRLADILIPFLVTRQLLCGAGKVLQTPRGAVYCVSQRAEHIWEGVSSATTRSRPIINTRDEPHADAERYRRLHVIVGDSNMSETTMLLKVGATDLVLRMIEAGTVMRDLTLENPIRAIREVSHDITGRRKVRLASGREASALEVQREYYEKALDFCDRRGIRTGTVEQVLELWGRTLDAIESEDLDRIGTEIDWVMKYKLLERYRAKHNMTMSHPRVAQIDLAYHDIHRRRGLYYLLEKKGQAARICNDVKIFEGKSVPPQTTRARLRGDFIRRAQEQRRDFTVDWVHLKLNDQAQRTVLCKDPFRSVDERVEKLIAGM, encoded by the coding sequence ATGGACCGCCGCATTTTCGGGCTGGAGAACGAGTACGGCGTCACGTGCACGTTCAGGGGACAGCGCCGCCTGTCGCCTGACGAGGTGGCGCGGTACCTCTTCCGCCGTGTCGTGTCATGGGGCCGAAGCAGCAATGTCTTTCTGCGGAACGGCGCCCGCCTCTATCTCGACGTGGGGTCACATCCGGAATACGCCACACCCGAATGTGACAACGTGACCGAGCTGGTCACCCACGACAAGGCCGGCGAGCGCATTCTCGAAGGACTCCTGGTGGACGCGGAACGACGCCTGCACGAGGAGGGAATCGCGGGCGACGTCTACCTCTTCAAGAACAACACCGACTCGGCGGGCAACTCCTACGGGTGCCACGAGAACTACCTGGTGGCCCGGCACGGGGAGTTCTCCCGGCTCGCGGACATCCTCATCCCGTTCCTGGTCACCCGCCAGCTGCTGTGCGGGGCCGGCAAGGTGCTGCAGACGCCGCGCGGCGCCGTGTACTGCGTCAGCCAGCGGGCCGAGCACATCTGGGAGGGCGTCTCCTCGGCGACGACCCGCTCCCGGCCGATCATCAACACGCGGGACGAGCCGCACGCGGACGCCGAGCGCTACCGCCGCTTGCACGTCATCGTGGGCGACTCGAACATGTCCGAGACGACCATGCTGCTCAAGGTCGGGGCCACCGACCTGGTGCTGCGCATGATCGAGGCGGGCACCGTGATGCGCGACCTCACCCTGGAGAACCCGATCCGGGCGATCCGCGAGGTCAGCCACGACATCACCGGGCGGCGGAAGGTGCGCCTGGCCAGCGGCCGGGAGGCCTCCGCGCTGGAGGTGCAGCGCGAGTACTACGAGAAGGCGCTGGACTTCTGCGACCGCCGCGGCATCCGCACCGGCACCGTCGAGCAGGTGCTGGAGCTGTGGGGCCGCACGCTGGACGCGATCGAGTCCGAGGACCTCGACCGCATCGGCACCGAGATCGACTGGGTCATGAAGTACAAGCTCCTCGAGCGGTACCGGGCCAAGCACAACATGACCATGTCGCATCCGCGGGTCGCGCAGATAGACCTCGCCTACCACGACATCCACCGCCGTCGTGGCCTGTACTACCTGCTGGAGAAGAAGGGGCAGGCGGCCCGGATCTGCAACGACGTGAAGATCTTCGAGGGCAAGTCGGTGCCGCCGCAGACCACTCGGGCCCGGCTGCGCGGCGACTTCATCCGGCGGGCCCAGGAGCAGCGCCGCGACTTCACCGTCGACTGGGTCCACCTCAAGCTCAACGACCAGGCCCAGCGGACCGTGTTGTGCAAGGACCCGTTCCGTTCGGTGGACGAGCGGGTGGAGAAGCTGATCGCCGGAATGTGA
- a CDS encoding MFS transporter: MATGYLEILRARHATRLLVGTLVGRLPNATAAIAIVLFVRAEGGTYSLAGALAAVYGVANAVGQPVLGRLVDLRGQPRVQLPAAVLSALAMAVFAFVGTEPAALAWGAVAAAGLFTPPLEGGLRALWSSVLPEEDQVHRAYAMDAVAQEVMFTVGPLLVTVCASLWSAQAALLVLNVIGVLGALSVVVSPPSRAWRSAPREAHWLGALRSPGLLALLGAFLFVGIALGSITVAAVSYAEGHGGDGVYGWLMAGLGLGALVGGAAYGARQWAGEPARRLQVLVALLAVCYLPLVLMPGAVAMTLLTVVAGLFLAPVIACAFVLVDRHAPRGTVTEAFSWLVTTFTVGASVGTGLTGPVVEAGGALWGFAVPGVAGGVSLLVLVATGRVLAVPAGRAVVAARSENDPNRAVEPRFSSGDRA; this comes from the coding sequence ATGGCCACGGGATACCTGGAGATCCTCCGGGCACGGCACGCCACCCGGCTGCTCGTGGGCACCCTTGTGGGGCGGTTGCCCAACGCGACCGCCGCCATCGCGATCGTGCTGTTCGTCCGGGCGGAGGGCGGTACGTACAGCCTGGCCGGTGCGCTGGCGGCGGTGTATGGCGTCGCCAACGCCGTGGGGCAGCCGGTGCTGGGTCGGCTGGTGGACCTGCGGGGGCAGCCGCGGGTGCAGTTGCCCGCCGCGGTGCTGTCGGCGCTGGCGATGGCCGTGTTCGCCTTCGTGGGGACCGAGCCGGCGGCACTGGCCTGGGGCGCCGTGGCCGCCGCGGGGCTCTTCACACCGCCCCTGGAGGGCGGGCTGCGGGCCCTGTGGTCCTCGGTGCTGCCCGAGGAGGACCAGGTGCACCGGGCGTACGCCATGGACGCCGTGGCGCAGGAGGTGATGTTCACCGTCGGGCCACTGCTGGTGACGGTGTGCGCCTCGCTGTGGTCGGCCCAGGCCGCGCTGCTCGTGCTGAACGTCATCGGGGTGCTGGGCGCCCTGTCCGTGGTCGTCTCGCCGCCCTCGCGCGCGTGGCGGTCGGCGCCCCGCGAGGCGCACTGGCTGGGCGCGCTGCGCTCGCCGGGGCTGCTCGCGCTGCTGGGCGCCTTCCTGTTCGTGGGCATCGCGCTGGGGTCCATCACCGTGGCGGCGGTGTCGTACGCGGAAGGGCACGGGGGCGACGGGGTGTACGGCTGGCTGATGGCGGGCCTGGGCCTCGGCGCGCTCGTCGGCGGGGCGGCGTACGGGGCGCGGCAGTGGGCCGGTGAACCCGCGCGGCGGCTTCAGGTGCTGGTGGCCCTCCTGGCGGTGTGTTACCTGCCGCTGGTCCTGATGCCGGGCGCGGTGGCCATGACACTGCTCACGGTGGTCGCCGGTCTCTTCCTCGCCCCGGTCATCGCCTGCGCCTTCGTGCTGGTCGACCGGCACGCGCCGCGCGGGACGGTCACGGAGGCGTTCTCCTGGCTGGTGACGACGTTCACCGTGGGCGCGTCGGTCGGCACGGGGCTCACGGGCCCGGTCGTCGAGGCGGGCGGGGCGCTGTGGGGGTTCGCCGTGCCGGGGGTCGCGGGCGGCGTGTCGCTGCTGGTTTTGGTCGCCACCGGGCGGGTATTGGCAGTTCCCGCCGGAAGAGCGGTGGTCGCGGCCCGTTCGGAAAATGATCCGAACCGTGCCGTCGAACCTCGTTTCAGTTCGGGGGATCGGGCGTAA
- a CDS encoding LacI family DNA-binding transcriptional regulator yields MSAVHQSRRRSGPTVPRASTRPTSRDVAQAAGVSQAAVSLVLGDKWRGRVSEATAQRVREAARTLGYRPNLAARNLRLGRTRTVLLVVPALTTEFFAGVYTGAARVASRHGFGVVLYPSPEGIGPARDPFASAQAALDGVIASSMAAEALTAIRGDQLPLVMLDSDPEGTTGAATVNLDIADGVRQVADHLLALGHRRFLHLAADVASWTFEVRARELAARLRGAPGTSLRTTGSPISIKGAEAAAHAALSAPDRPTAVVCDDDQLAAGTYKAARRLGLRVPDDLSVTGLDDLALATAIDPELTTVRLDAELFGERGMQALLAVLEHRAPEAGDIPVELVVRGSTGPPRLG; encoded by the coding sequence ATGTCCGCTGTTCACCAGTCCAGACGAAGGAGCGGCCCGACGGTGCCACGAGCCAGCACCCGCCCCACCAGCCGGGACGTCGCCCAGGCCGCCGGCGTCTCCCAGGCCGCCGTCTCGCTGGTCCTCGGCGACAAGTGGCGCGGCCGGGTCTCGGAGGCCACGGCCCAGCGCGTCCGCGAGGCCGCGCGCACCCTGGGCTACCGCCCCAACCTCGCCGCCCGCAACCTGCGCCTCGGCCGCACCCGCACGGTCCTGCTGGTCGTCCCCGCCCTCACCACGGAGTTCTTCGCGGGGGTCTACACGGGAGCCGCCCGGGTCGCCTCCCGGCACGGCTTCGGCGTGGTCCTCTACCCCTCCCCCGAGGGCATCGGCCCCGCCCGCGACCCCTTCGCCTCCGCCCAGGCGGCCCTGGACGGCGTGATCGCCTCCTCCATGGCCGCCGAGGCCCTCACCGCGATCCGCGGCGACCAGCTCCCCCTGGTGATGCTGGACAGCGACCCCGAGGGCACCACGGGGGCGGCCACGGTCAACCTCGACATCGCCGACGGCGTCCGCCAGGTCGCCGACCACCTCCTCGCCCTGGGCCACCGCCGCTTCCTCCACCTGGCCGCGGACGTGGCCTCCTGGACCTTCGAGGTGCGCGCCCGCGAACTCGCGGCCCGGCTGCGCGGGGCCCCGGGCACGTCCCTCCGCACGACGGGGTCCCCCATCTCCATCAAGGGCGCGGAGGCCGCGGCGCACGCCGCGCTCTCGGCCCCCGACCGCCCCACCGCCGTGGTCTGCGACGACGACCAGCTGGCGGCCGGCACCTACAAGGCGGCCCGCCGGCTGGGCCTGCGCGTCCCCGACGACCTCTCCGTCACCGGCCTGGACGACCTGGCCCTGGCCACCGCGATCGACCCGGAGCTCACCACGGTCCGCCTCGACGCGGAGCTCTTCGGCGAACGCGGCATGCAGGCCCTCCTCGCCGTCCTGGAGCACCGCGCCCCCGAGGCGGGCGACATCCCGGTCGAGCTGGTGGTGAGAGGCTCGACGGGCCCGCCGAGGCTCGGCTGA
- the prcA gene encoding proteasome subunit alpha, whose product MSTPFYVSPQQAMADRAEYARKGIARGRSLVVLQYADGIVFVGENPSRALHKFSEIYDRIGFAAAGKYNEYENLRIGGVRYADLRGYTYDRDDVTARGLANVYAQTLGTIFSSVGEKPYEVELVVAEVGETPEQDQIYRLPHDGSIVDEHGSVAVGGNAEQISGYLDQRHRDGMTLAEALKLAVQSLSRDTNGSEREIPAERLEVAVLDRTRPQKRKFKRISGRQLSRLLEAGGAETASEAETDEDTESGGDVE is encoded by the coding sequence GTGTCGACGCCGTTCTATGTCTCACCCCAGCAGGCGATGGCCGACCGGGCGGAGTACGCCCGCAAGGGCATCGCCCGTGGCCGCAGCCTGGTCGTGCTGCAGTACGCCGACGGCATCGTGTTCGTCGGTGAGAACCCGTCCCGTGCGCTGCACAAGTTCAGCGAGATCTACGACCGGATCGGCTTCGCCGCGGCCGGTAAGTACAACGAGTACGAGAACCTGCGGATCGGGGGCGTGCGCTACGCCGACCTGCGGGGATACACCTACGACCGGGACGACGTGACGGCCCGGGGCCTGGCGAACGTGTACGCGCAGACGCTGGGCACGATCTTCTCGAGCGTGGGCGAGAAGCCGTACGAGGTGGAGCTGGTGGTGGCCGAGGTCGGGGAGACCCCGGAGCAGGACCAGATCTACCGGCTGCCGCACGACGGCTCCATCGTGGACGAGCACGGCTCGGTGGCGGTGGGCGGCAACGCGGAGCAGATCAGCGGGTACCTGGACCAGCGGCACCGGGACGGGATGACGCTGGCGGAGGCGCTGAAGCTGGCGGTGCAGTCGTTGTCCCGGGACACCAACGGCAGCGAGCGGGAGATCCCCGCGGAGCGGCTGGAGGTGGCGGTGCTGGACCGCACGCGGCCGCAGAAGCGGAAGTTCAAGCGGATCAGCGGACGGCAGCTGTCGCGGCTGCTGGAGGCCGGCGGCGCGGAGACGGCGTCGGAGGCGGAGACGGACGAGGACACCGAGTCCGGGGGAGACGTGGAGTAG
- the prcB gene encoding proteasome subunit beta has product MEANTRSTGRLPAAFLTPGSSSFMDFLSEHQPELLPGKRKLPPVQGAIEAPHGTTIVAVTFPGGVVLAGDRRATMGNVIAQRDIEKVFPADEYSAVGIAGTAGLAVEMVKLFQLELEHFEKVEGAQLSLEGKANRLSTMIRSNLGMAMQGLAVVPLFAGYDVDREKGRIFSYDVTGGRSEEQGYAATGSGSIFARGAMKKLFRDDLSEAEATTLVVQALYDAADDDSATGGPDVARRIYPIVTVITEDGFRRLSEDEASGIARSVLERRLEQPDGPRAALL; this is encoded by the coding sequence GTGGAAGCCAACACTCGCAGCACCGGGCGTCTACCTGCTGCCTTCCTGACGCCAGGGTCCTCCTCCTTCATGGACTTCCTCTCCGAGCACCAGCCGGAACTGCTGCCCGGCAAGAGGAAGCTGCCGCCCGTCCAGGGCGCGATCGAGGCGCCGCACGGCACCACGATCGTGGCCGTGACCTTCCCCGGCGGGGTCGTGCTCGCCGGTGACCGGCGGGCCACCATGGGCAACGTCATCGCACAGCGGGACATCGAGAAGGTGTTCCCCGCCGACGAGTACTCGGCGGTGGGCATCGCCGGTACGGCGGGACTGGCCGTGGAGATGGTGAAGCTGTTCCAGCTGGAGCTGGAGCATTTCGAGAAGGTCGAGGGCGCGCAGCTGTCGCTGGAGGGCAAGGCGAACCGGCTGTCGACCATGATCCGCTCGAACCTGGGCATGGCCATGCAGGGACTGGCCGTGGTGCCGCTGTTCGCCGGGTACGACGTGGACCGGGAGAAGGGGCGGATCTTCTCCTACGACGTCACGGGCGGGCGTTCGGAGGAGCAGGGGTACGCGGCGACCGGTTCCGGGTCGATCTTCGCGCGCGGCGCGATGAAGAAGCTGTTCCGGGACGACCTGAGCGAGGCCGAGGCCACCACGCTGGTGGTGCAGGCCCTGTACGACGCGGCAGACGACGACTCGGCGACCGGCGGTCCCGATGTCGCCCGCCGGATCTACCCGATCGTCACCGTGATCACCGAGGACGGTTTCCGCCGGCTCTCCGAGGACGAGGCGTCCGGGATCGCCCGGTCCGTGCTGGAGCGGCGGCTGGAGCAGCCGGACGGTCCGCGGGCGGCGCTGCTGTAG
- a CDS encoding ubiquitin-like protein Pup, protein MATKDTGGGQQKATRSTEEVEEQAAEAQASEDLKERHEKLSDDVDDVLDEIDDVLEANAEDFVRSFVQKGGQ, encoded by the coding sequence ATGGCGACCAAGGACACCGGCGGCGGACAGCAGAAGGCCACCCGGTCCACGGAGGAGGTCGAGGAGCAGGCGGCGGAGGCGCAGGCTTCGGAGGACCTCAAGGAGCGTCACGAGAAGCTGTCGGACGACGTGGACGACGTCCTCGACGAGATCGACGACGTCCTCGAGGCCAATGCCGAGGACTTCGTGCGGTCCTTCGTTCAGAAGGGTGGCCAGTAG
- the arc gene encoding proteasome ATPase, which translates to MAAHDDDMNRGIRPGRGSDDPTGQIAYLEQEIAVLRRKLADSPRHTRILEERIVELQTNLAGVSAQNERLANTLREARDQIVALKEEVDRLAQPPAGFGVFLTANEDGTADIFTGGRKLRVNVSPSVELDELRRGQEVMLNEALNVVEAMEFERVGDIVTLKEILEDGERALVLGHTDEERVVRLAEPLLDVTIRPGDALLMEPRSGYVYEVVPKSEVEELVLEEVPDIGYEQIGGLGNQIEAIRDAVELPYLYPDLFKEHELRPPKGVLLYGPPGCGKTLIAKAVANSLAKKVAEVTGQAAGKSFFLNIKGPELLNKYVGETERQIRLVFQRAREKASEGTPVIVFFDEMESLFRTRGSGVSSDVENTIVPQLLAEIDGVEGLQNVVVIGASNREDMIDPAILRPGRLDVKIKIERPDAEAAKDIFGKYLTERLPLHSDDLAEHGGDKGMTVQSMIQTAVEQMYAESEENRFLEVTYANGDKEVLYFKDFNSGAMIENIVGRAKKMAIKDFLEKSQKGLRVSHLLQACVDEFKENEDLPNTTNPDDWARISGKKGERIVYIRTLITGKQGADTGRSIDTVANTGQYL; encoded by the coding sequence GTGGCAGCCCACGACGACGACATGAACCGCGGCATCCGCCCGGGACGCGGGTCCGACGACCCGACCGGGCAGATCGCCTACCTTGAGCAGGAGATCGCCGTCCTGCGACGCAAGCTCGCCGACTCTCCGCGACACACGAGGATTCTCGAAGAGCGGATCGTCGAGCTGCAGACCAACCTGGCCGGCGTGTCCGCCCAGAACGAACGACTCGCCAACACGCTCCGTGAGGCCCGCGACCAGATCGTGGCCCTCAAGGAGGAGGTCGACCGGCTCGCACAGCCCCCGGCCGGCTTCGGGGTCTTCCTCACGGCGAACGAGGACGGCACGGCCGACATCTTCACCGGAGGCCGCAAGCTCCGGGTGAACGTCAGCCCCAGCGTCGAGCTCGACGAGCTCCGGCGCGGCCAGGAAGTGATGCTGAACGAAGCGCTCAACGTGGTCGAGGCCATGGAGTTCGAGCGCGTCGGTGACATCGTCACCCTCAAGGAGATCCTCGAGGACGGCGAGCGGGCCCTGGTGCTCGGGCACACCGACGAGGAGCGGGTGGTACGGCTCGCCGAGCCGCTGCTGGACGTCACCATCCGCCCCGGCGACGCCCTGCTCATGGAGCCCCGCTCCGGGTACGTCTACGAGGTCGTGCCGAAGAGCGAGGTCGAGGAGCTCGTCCTCGAAGAGGTCCCCGACATCGGATACGAGCAGATCGGCGGCCTCGGCAACCAGATCGAGGCCATCCGCGACGCGGTCGAGCTGCCGTACCTCTACCCGGACCTGTTCAAGGAGCACGAACTGCGGCCGCCCAAGGGCGTGCTGCTGTACGGGCCCCCCGGATGCGGCAAGACGCTCATCGCCAAGGCCGTCGCCAACTCGCTGGCCAAGAAGGTCGCCGAGGTCACCGGCCAGGCCGCCGGCAAGAGCTTCTTCCTCAACATCAAGGGCCCCGAGCTGCTGAACAAGTACGTCGGCGAGACCGAGCGGCAGATCCGCCTGGTCTTCCAGCGGGCCCGTGAGAAGGCCAGCGAGGGCACCCCCGTCATCGTCTTCTTCGACGAGATGGAGTCCCTCTTCCGCACCCGCGGCTCCGGTGTCAGCTCGGACGTGGAGAACACCATCGTCCCGCAGCTGCTCGCCGAGATCGACGGTGTGGAGGGCCTGCAGAACGTGGTCGTGATCGGTGCCTCCAACCGCGAGGACATGATCGACCCCGCCATCCTGCGGCCCGGCCGGCTGGACGTGAAGATCAAGATCGAGCGTCCGGACGCCGAGGCGGCCAAGGACATCTTCGGCAAGTACCTCACCGAGCGCCTCCCCCTGCACAGCGACGACCTCGCCGAGCACGGTGGCGACAAGGGCATGACGGTCCAGAGCATGATCCAGACCGCCGTGGAACAGATGTACGCCGAATCCGAGGAGAACCGCTTCCTGGAGGTCACCTACGCCAACGGCGACAAGGAAGTCCTCTACTTCAAGGACTTCAATTCCGGCGCCATGATCGAGAACATCGTGGGCCGCGCCAAGAAGATGGCGATCAAGGACTTCCTCGAGAAGAGCCAGAAGGGCCTCCGCGTCTCCCACCTGCTCCAGGCCTGCGTGGACGAGTTCAAGGAGAACGAGGACCTGCCCAACACCACCAACCCGGACGACTGGGCCCGCATCTCCGGAAAGAAGGGCGAGCGGATCGTTTACATCCGTACCCTCATCACCGGAAAGCAGGGCGCGGACACCGGACGCTCCATCGACACGGTGGCGAACACCGGTCAGTACCTGTAA
- a CDS encoding ferredoxin, producing MSVQQEAGVDGEALEVWIDQDLCTGDGICAQYAPEVFELDIDGLAYVKNPQDELLQDRGATTPVPLPLLTDVIDSAKECPGECIHVRRVSDSVEVYGPDAA from the coding sequence ATGAGCGTGCAGCAGGAGGCCGGAGTCGACGGCGAGGCCCTGGAGGTCTGGATCGACCAGGACCTGTGTACCGGTGACGGCATCTGCGCCCAGTACGCGCCCGAGGTGTTCGAGCTGGACATCGACGGCCTGGCCTACGTGAAGAACCCGCAGGACGAGCTGCTGCAGGACAGGGGGGCGACAACACCCGTACCGCTGCCGCTTCTCACGGACGTGATCGACTCCGCGAAGGAGTGTCCGGGCGAGTGCATCCACGTGCGTCGCGTTTCGGACAGCGTCGAGGTGTACGGACCGGACGCCGCGTGA